One Lepeophtheirus salmonis chromosome W, UVic_Lsal_1.4, whole genome shotgun sequence genomic window carries:
- the LOC121128175 gene encoding LOW QUALITY PROTEIN: mitogen-activated protein kinase kinase kinase 9-like (The sequence of the model RefSeq protein was modified relative to this genomic sequence to represent the inferred CDS: inserted 2 bases in 2 codons), translating to MDQNGYRTPGTPGSSSRLVSIPGSSSSNPRRGSPHCSTPTPKDQHPLEGVSSAVWTAVYDYEAQGEDELTLEKGDTIEVLSKDYLISGDEGWWTGKCEGSVGVFPCNFVAPKDQDFSNLXKEELLRFCPPHISFGELTLEEVIGVGGFGKVYRGFYRGMEVAVKAARRDAEEEVGLTKERVLQEGRLFWLLKHQNIVDLLGICLDEPNLCLIMEYARXGPLNRILSGRKIRPDVLIDWSIQMARGMLYLHKGAPISLVHRDLKSANVLILEDIEKDDNLLFKTLKITDFGLARESANTTRMSAAGTYAWMAPEVIKSSMFSKASDVWSYGVMLWELLTGETPYKGIDDLAIAYGVAVNKLTLHIPTTVPQEWRNLMEACWNYDTQVRPDFQEILKILEEVAHSNFNQMPDNSFYDLQDDWKEEIDQMLLEIRVREHELRSKEAELDDKQREQRLTEERLKQREAELAEREKDLLHRELSIMIIQQQAPTPKKRKGNFKKNKLKLLKKDQNISGPSDRLNCGLYYYQRPSDAGIPMATLYNNSYYFTNYDFPENSSPPGGRRLRMSVIEYLLYNMASMLASVAAGYDVRLSNLSAINPKLYPNNLDNEEKELKFWYSDSRVSRNSSSLYPHNTFHGLPVNNRVPLNSAVNFKSLRLTESTSHPSPSSPSVRRSSNASSSEDGKDVQYPLLLLLPQAQDLIGLYSFQVRTIRALMDIILPPTIIIVIKVVVVIP from the exons ATGGATCAAAATGGTTATCGGACACCGGGAACCCCGGGAAGTAGTTCCCGCCTTGTTTCAATTCCAGGTAGCAGCAGTAGTAACCCAAGACGTGGCTCACCTCATTGCAGCACCCCCACCCCCAAGGACCAGCATCCATTGGAAGGCGTATCCAGCGCCGTCTGGACGGCCGTGTATGACTATGAGGCCCAGGGCGAGGATGAGCTCACTCTGGAAAAGGGAGACACGATCGAAGTGCTTTCCAAGGACTACTTGATATCTGGAGACGAGGGTTGGTGGACGGGGAAGTGTGAGGGCAGTGTGGGAGTCTTCCCTTGCAACTTTGTCGCGCCCAAAGATCAGGACTTTTCCAATC AAAAAGAGGAACTCCTGCGCTTTTGTCCGCCACACATTTCCTTTGGGGAGTTAACCCTGGAAGAGGTCATTGGCGTGGGGGGATTCGGTAAAGTCTATCGGGGATTCTACCGGGGCATGGAAGTGGCTGTCAAAGCGGCGCGGAGGGACGCGGAGGAAGAGGTCGGACTCACAAAGGAGAGAGTCCTTCAAGAGGGAAGACTTTTTTGGCTTctcaaacatcaaaatattgtaGACTTGCTTGGAATTTGTTTGGATGAACCAAATCTGTGTCTTATCATGGAATATGCTC GGGGACcattaaatcgaattttgagtGGAAGGAAAATTAGACCTGATGTGCTCATTGATTGGTCCATTCAAATGGCACGAGGCATGCTCTACCTACACAAAGGGGCTCCCATTTCCCTTGTTCATCGGGATCTTAAATCTGCTAATG TTCTCATTCTAGAGGATATAGAAAAGGATGACAATTTACTATTCAAAACCCTTAAAATCACTGACTTTGGTCTTGCCAGAGAATCAGCAAATACAACCAGAATGTCTGCTGCTGGAACATATGCATGGATGGCTCCTGAAGTTATAAAGAGTTCCATGTTTTCTAAAGCAAGTGATGTTTGGAG TTATGGAGTCATGCTATGGGAACTTCTCACGGGAGAAACTCCATATAAAGGAATCGATGATCTAGCTATAGCATATGGAGTTGCTGTAAACAAATTAActcttcatattccaacaaCGGTACCTCAGGAATGGAGAAATTTGATGGAAG CTTGCTGGAACTACGATACTCAAGTTCGACCAGATTTTCAAGAAATTCTCAAAATTTTAGAAGAAGTGGCCCATTCTAACTTTAATCAAATGCCAGATAATAGTTTCTACGATCTACAG GATGATtggaaagaagaaattgatcAAATGCTCTTGGAAATTAGGGTACGAGAACACGAGCTTCGTAGTAAAGAAGCTGAACTTGATGACAAACAAAGAGAGCAGCGTCTTACAGAAGAGCGTTTAAAACAACGTGAAGCTGAATTAGCGGAGAGAGAAAAAGACCTTCTACATCGGGAACTGAGTATTATGATAATTCAACAACAAGCTCCTACTCCGAAGAAAAGAAAAGgcaatttcaagaaaaataaattgaaactcCTTaagaaagatcaaaatataaGTGGACCCTCAG ATCGATTGAATTGTGGATTATACTATTATCAGCGACCCTCTGATGCAGGGATTCCTATGGCGACTCTCTACAATAACAgttattattttaccaattatGATTTTCCTGAAAATTCATCTCCTCCTGGTGGCAGACGATTGCGTATGAGTGTAATCGAGTATTTACTATATAACATGGCTTCAATGCTGGCCTCGGTTGCTGCAGGCTATGATGTTCGACTGTCTAATTTGTCTGCAATTAATCCCAAATTATACCCTAACAA TCTTGACAACgaagaaaaggaattaaaattttggtATAGTGATTCGAGGGTCTCCAGAAATTCTTCTTCACTTTATCCTCACAATACTTTCCATGGATTACCTGTTAATAATAGAGTTCCTTTGAATAGTGCAGTTAATTTCAAGTCATTACGATTAACTGAATCTACCAGTCATCCCTCACCTTCTTCACCATCAGTTCGTAGATCGTCCAATGCCAGTTCTTCTGAGGATGGAAAAGATGTGCAATACCCCCTCCTCCTCCTGTTGCCACAGGCCCAGGACTTGATAGGCCTTTATTCCTTTCAGGTCAGGACTATTCGAGCTCTGATGGACATTATACTACCaccaacaataataatagttatcaaAGTGGTGGTGGTTATACCATGA
- the LOC121128177 gene encoding ras-related protein Rab-2 — MSYAYLFKYIIIGDTGVGKSCLLLQFTDKRFQPVHDLTIGVEFGARMINIEGKQIKLEIWDTAGQEAFRSITRSYYRGAAGALLVYDITRRDTFNHLTTWLEDARQHSNSNMVIMLIGNKSDLEAKRDVKREEGEAFAREHGLIFMETSAKTAANVEEAFINTATYDKIQEGVFDINNEANGIKIGPQHSPANSSMPSGSQSGGSRGGCC; from the exons ATGTCTTATGCTTAtctatttaaatacatcattattGGAGACACGG GTGTGGGCAAATCCTGCCTTCTACTCCAATTCACGGATAAACGCTTTCAGCCTGTTCATGATTTGACGATCGGTGTGGAATTTGGAGCTCGTATGATCAATATTGAGGGGAAACAAATCAAATTAGAAATTTGGGACACGGCTGGGCAAGAGGCCTTTCGTTCAATTACTCGATCCTATTACAGAGGAGCTGCTGGTGCTCTTCTTGTCTATGATATTACACGAAGGGATACATTTAATCATTTGACCACTTGGTTAGAGGATGCTCGACAACATTCCAACTCGAATATGGTCATTATGCTTATAGGAAATAAGAG CGATCTGGAAGCCAAACGCGATGTGAAAAGAGAAGAAGGTGAAGCATTTGCCAGAGAACACGGGTTGATTTTCATGGAAACATCTGCAAAAACAGCTGCAAATGTGGAAGAAGCTTTTATAAACACTGCAACTTATGACAAGATACAAGAAGGTGTATTTGACATTAACAATGAG gCCAATGGTATAAAGATTGGACCTCAGCATTCACCTGCTAATTCTAGTATGCCTTCTGGAAGTCAGTCTGGTGGCTCCAGAGGAGGTTGTTgctaa